The Aphanothece sacrum FPU1 nucleotide sequence AATTCTAAAGGAGAAAATTGGGTAGAAGCTAAGTATAAATTTAGTGGAGAACCTCATCCTACCGCGAATCTTGTTTTAGCGGCCGGACGAGATAAAAAGGAAACAGTAACTGATTTTGATATCATGACAATTCGCACTGAATATCCTTATCAAACTTTGACAGTTTGTGGTCCTAATTCTGATTCTCCTGTGTTAAAACTTTGGGTTTATTATATTCCCGTAGATAAGGAACAAAAAATTAATCATAGTTTTGGAATGTTGATGATTCGTCGTCCTAAAATTCCCGGACTATTAACTCTTTTATGGCCCTTAATGCGTTATTTTACCGGAGAAATTTTTGCTGAAGATAAAATGATAGTAGAAACAGAACAAAAAGCTTATGATCTACAAGGAACAGACTGGAATCAAGAGATTTTTCCTTTACTTTTGGATGTGCGAGAATTGTTGAAAAAAAAAGGAATTCCTCTTAATTAATACCATATAATTATGAGCTGTAGGGGCATGGCGTTGATAAGATTTTGGGAGAACAAAAAATTGAGTAATGCCATGCCCATATTCAATTTTCAAGACTTTTGAGCATGGCTTTAATTAATATTCTGGTTAAATAACAAAATACTAATGCCATGCCCCTACAAAAATTAATGGAGAAAATGACGAATTCCTGTTAAAACCATCACTAATCCTAATTCATTAGCAGCCGCAATTGAATCTTTATCTTTTAATGAGCCTCCAGGTTGTACAATGGCTTCAATTCCTGCTGCTGCTGCGGTGCGTACAGAGTCATCAAAGGGGAAAAAACCATCACTAGCAAGATATCCTCCTTTTACGGTTTCTCCTGCTTGTTCTAAGGCAATTTTAACGGAACCTACCCGATTCATTTGACCCGCTCCTATCCCTAAAGTAGTAAGATTTTTAGTCACCACAATTGCATTAGATTTAACGTGCTTAGTCACCTTCCAAGCAAACAATAATTCGGCTAATTGTTCAGGAATAGGTTGTTTTTCTGTGACAATTTTCCAACTATCAACAGTATCTACAACATCATCAGAATCTTGCACTAATAAACCTCCTGCAATCACCTTAACGGTTTGAGATGGCCCACTGTTTAAATTCGGTAATATTAACACTCTGACTTTAGATTTAGTATTGAGAATTTGTTGCGCTTCTTCACTACATCCAGGAGTAACAATACATTCTAAAAAAGTATTAGTTAATAATTTAGCTGTGTCTCCATCTAATGGTTGATTTAAGACAACAATTCCCCCAAATGCTGAAATAGAATCCGCATTAAAGGCTTTTTCATAAGCATTTGCTAGAGTGTTTCCTAATGCAACCCCACAAGGATTTGTATGTTTAAGAATAGCAACTGCTGGTTTATTTGGGTCAAATTCAGCAATAATTCGTCGTGCTGCTTCTAAATCTACTAAGTTATTATAACTGAGTTCTTTTCCTTGTAATTGAGTTGCTGCTGCCCATCCTGATGCTTGAGTTCCTGTTTGATACCAAGTCGCACTTTGATGAGGATTTTCTCCATAACGTAGAGATTGAAATTCCGTTCCTGAAACAGTAAAACGGGAGGGTAAATCATCAGATAAACTAGCAAAATAATTAGTGATCGCCCCATCGTAAGCATGAGTTAATCCAAAAGTTTCACCCGCCATTTTTTGCCGAAAACTGAGAGAAGATTCACCATTATTTTTTTGTAATTCTTGTAAATAAGTTTCATAATATTTAGGATTAGATAAAACGGTGACATGAGCAAAATTTTTTGCAGAAGCACGTAATAAGGTAGGGCCGCCAATATCAATTTGCTCAATAGCTTCAGCTACAGTAACATTAGGATTAGCAATTGTTTGCTCAAAAGGATAAAGATTAACCACAACTAAATCAATAGGACGAATATGATTTGCTTCCATTTCTTCCCCATCTTGAGGAACATTTCTCCGTCCTAAAATACCTCCATGAATTCGAGGATGAAGGGTTTTAACTCGTCCACCTAAAATTTCTGGTGAACCTGTATACTCGCTTACTTTAGTAACAGTTAATCCCGCTTCTTTTAAGATTTTAGCTGTTCCCCCACTACTGATCAACTCAAAGTCAAATTCTTTGACCAACTGTTGAGCTAAATCGATAATTCCTGTTTTGTCTGATACGCTCAGTAGTGCTAAACGTCCCATGAATTTTTAATCTCCCTACATTAACCTTGACTTAGTTATTATCTCATTGGGACTAAGGTTAAGGGTCTTATTTTATAATCAAATTAGAATTGACTAATCATCAAACCAGGGAGTTAGGAAGTTTCCTATGTCATAGATTTTTTTTTTCGCTTCTTGCTTCAATCTTGATATTTTTTGATTTCCACAGACCTAAACCAAACAAAACCAACAGCAATAATTCCAACAATACTAATACTTAAAATTATTTTTTTACTTCTAATTTAGGTTTACGAGACTCACGCCATACAGAAATAATAATCCACCCTAACACTAAAACTAAAGCTACAATACTAAATTGAGCGACCCAGGTTACTAATTGATGTAACGGAATAATACGGCCCACAAAAAAAGAAAGCGTCACCACAATAGTTGCCCAAACCGTTGCACCACCCAAATTACACCCTAAAAATTGACCATAGGGCATTTGAGCAATACCAGCCATCGGCCCGGCAAAAATCCGTAATAAGGCGACAAACCGACCAAAAAATACTGCTCTAGCGGCATTTTGACTGAACTGCGCCCTTGCTTCCTCTAATTTGAGTTGAGGAATTTTAAACAAACGGCCTAACCGTAATAATAATGCCCATCCTCCCAACCTACCAATCCAATAGCCAAAATTATCCCCTAGAACTGCCCCCGCGATCGCAGAACCTAACACAACCCAATAATTTAATTCCCCGCTACCGGCGAGAAAACCGCCTACAATGGTTATAGTTTCCCCAGGCAGAGGAATTCCGGTATTCTCTAAAGCAATGCCGATAAATACCGCCCAGTAGCCATATTGACGTGCAATTTCCTGAAGATTGTCTAGTGATAGAAGTTCCACAGACATTTCGCCTAAGCTTATACATTGGTTTACTTTCCTTTCTTATCTTGACGCATATCAGGAAATCGTGTCAATTTAGATACCCAAAAAAGTTATGCTAGATGACCTATCAAGTAGGAACAAGTTCACCAGGGCGTAATTTAAGCCATTTTCCGGTTTCTTCTAAGAAACTCTCACAACCAACCACATCCCATTCCATTTCGATATAATCTTCTTTAGGACGTATATTAACGTTAATGCTGGGTTCTGTTGGCTCAAAATCAGGGCTATCGGTTAAATGGGGTTGTTGGTGCTGCTGTTCGACTGCATGATAAGTAATACAGCGATTAACGTAGTGGCAGTTCACACAAATACACATACGTTTTTCCTCAATCGATCTTTACTTGTTAATCTAACGCAAGAAAAGGATATTTGTCTAATTTGATCAGGTTTATTTTTGTTAATTAATGACTACTCTGCAAAATACTGTAATTAATTTATCTCCCGACTCTCTACCTTTTAGTTTAGATTGGTTATCGCCACAAGCTTGTTTAGTGGGAGGTGCTGTACGAGATGCCCTACTTCAGTGTCATAGACCTTATCTAGATTTAGATTTTGTTTTACCTAAATTAGCCATTGATACCGCACGAAATATGGCTAAACATTATCAAGCGGGATTTGTTGTTTTAGATGCTGATAGACATATTGCTAGGGTTATTTTTAAGCAAGGAACTGTAGATTTTGCTCAACAAGAGGGGGAAACTTTAGAAAAAGATTTACAAAGACGGGATTTTACTATTAATGCGATCGCTTATAATTTTCATGAGCAAAAATTAATTGATCCCTTACAAGGTTTAAGAGATCTTGAACAAGGTATTTTGAGAATGGTATCTCCTAAAAACTTGCAAGATGATCCCTTAAGATTATTAAGAGCTTATCGTCAAGGAGCGCAATTAAATTTTACTATTGAACCGAAAACAAGGGAAACAATTCAACAATTAGCCCCTTTAATTCATCGAGTTGCTGCTGAAAGAGTTCAATCTGAATTAGGCTATTTATTAGGGAATATTCAGGGTACTAAGTGGTTAATAGAAGTTGCTCATGATGGTTTACTTAAATCTTGGTTTAACCAGTTAACAGAAGATAAGTTACAGCAACTTGTACAAATAGATAAGGCGATCCAATTTTTAAGAGAAAGTCTAGGTCAAGATGATTTTAAGCAACTATTTGACTATTCTTTAGATAATTATCAATATTATACTGAAACGATCCAAAGAGCAAAACTTGCTTGTTTAGTGTCTAATGATCCTCAAAAAGCGGAATTAGAATTAATAAATTTAAAATATTCTCGTGGGGATATTCGAGCAGTTACTAAAGCTTTAACTTATTTACCTCAATTGCAAGAAAGTTCAGGAAAAATGAGTCTAAGGAACTTATATTTTTTGTTTTTAGGAGTAGGAAATGTCTTTCCGGTGATGGCTATTTTAGCTTTAGCAATGGGGATAAATTCCCTTAATATTATTGAGTTAATCTATCGTTATCTTGATCCGAAAGATCAAGTTGCTCATCCTCATCCTTTGGTTAATGGTAATGATTTAATTAACAATCTACAGATGAAACCTAGTCGGAAAATTGGTCAGTTATTAACTGAAATTCAAATCGCCCATATTGAAGGTAAAATTTCAACAGTAGAAGAAGCCTTACAGTTTGCTCAATGTTATACCAAAACATCAAAAAATAATGATGATGTTGATGATATTATCGAATAACTTCAATCAAAGTTCCTATCTTTAAATTATTCCAAGTTTTATCAGTAGTAATAGCAATCATTTTCAGATTCTTGGCGACGTTCTTTAATTAATTCCGTAGCTAAAGATCGATTTCCACTATATAAATCATGAAAAAAGGAGAGAAACAAAATTTTCCTCTCCTAATTAATGTTTTATAGTTCTATTCAGGAATTGATTTTATTTCCCACCAGTTGGACTCTGGGGATTTTTAGCGGTTCCTATGCGTCCTTTGAGGATTTCAAAAGCTTTATCAAATTGGGGATCACCAAAAGTCCCAATTTTATCCCGTTCTTGTTGCAGGGCTTTGCGTTGCTCATCGGTTAATTCAAGCTTAACATCAGGATCAATTCCATGTTTGTTAATATCTCGACCACTGGGGGTCAAATATTTAGCAATAGTCACCGCTAAACCGGAACCATCTCCTAACCCTCGAACCGACTGAACTAACCCTTTACCAAAAGAAGTAGTCCCCACTAAAACGGCCCGTTTGTTATCCTGTAAAGCACCAGAGAGAATTTCACTAGCACTAGCCGAACCGCCATCAATCAGAACCACTAGAGGTTTATTAGTTAAAGCGCGATTACTGGCCCGTTGTAGTTCCACTTCTCCAGTCCGACTGACGGTAGAGACGATTTTGCCATCATTAAGCCACATACGAGCGATATCCACACTCGCATAGAGTAATCCCCCAGGATTAGAGCGTAAATCCAAGATATACCCCTGAACCTTCTTGCCTTCTAAATCTTTGATCGCAACGCCCATTTCTTCGCCTGCTTGCGCGCTAAATTGGGTTAGACGAATATACCCAATATCACCAATGGGAGTTTTTTCCACATGAGCGCGAACAGGATGAAGTTCAATTCTTGCTCTGACTAGGGAGTAATCTACTTCTTTATCACTGCGGCGAATAGTTAAGGTAACTTTACTACCTGGGGTCCCCCGAATTAACTTAACCGCGTCTTCTACTTCCATCCCTTCAGTGGTTTTACCGTTAATTTTGGTAATCACATCTTTAGAGAGAATTCCGGCAGCAAAAGCAGGAGTATCTTCAATAGGAGCAATAACGACTAATTCCTTGGTTTTTTCGTCTTTACTAAGTTGAATACCCACCCCTGTCAATTCCCCAGAGGTGTCTATCTGCATATTCTTAAATTCTTCCGGGTTCATAAAGCGGGTGTAGGGATCACCCAACTTCTTCAACATTTCCCGAATTGCTTTATAAGCTTCTTCTTTATTGGTATAAGAACGGTTTAAATAGTCTTGACGGACCGAACGCCAATCGACTTGATTAAACGTTCCATCTACATAGGTTTTGTCAATAATCGTCCAAACTTCATCAACTAATTCTTTGGGATTATCTTGAAAAAAGGCTTGACTACGAGAAAGACGAAGCCCTGCCCCCGTGACCGCCACTGCGGTGAGAACGAAAGCGGTAGCACCAAGAACCAGCCCTTTTTTGTGGTTGACCATAAGTCTAATTTATGCTAGTAGAACATTATAAAACGGAACTGCTAACTCTAGTCCAGGAACTTGTCATCAATAGGGGAATCAGTGTATCTTAGGGTCAAGTTTCCTGGCTGACTTAGATTGAACGGTAATTTAATTTTAGATAAAGCAGCCTGTGTTTGATTATAACATTTTTTGTATAGTAGGTGGAGTTATCTCATGGCAATTAGCACTTATGTTTCTCCTGATGACTTAAAAACCCGACGAGAAAGTTTACAAAGTCAACGAAGGTTAAAAGCTTGGCAAGGAGTTTGGCGTTTTGTGGCCGTATGTGGTTTAACAGGGGGCTTAGTGTGGACAATGACTTTACCTGATTGGGTAATTAGAGAACCATCTCAAGTTAAGATTTTAGGCAATAAGTTACTTTCCCAACAACAAATTAAGCAAATGTTGTCTGTTGCTTATCCTCAACCGATTTGGGAATTGCCAATCCATCAAGTCAAAGAACAACTCAAAACCCAACCACCTATCGATGATGTTTATATTACTCGTCGCATTTTACCAACCCAAATTACGATTACGGTCAGGGAAAGACAACCTATTGCTGAAGCCAGTTCTAGGGGAGAAGTAGGATTTCTTGATGCCCAAGGGGTTTGGATTCCACAAAAATTTTATCAAAAAGGGGTCAAACCTGTTGCTTCAGACGCGCTTAAGGTTATGGGATTTGAGCAACAGTATGGTCAGCATTGGAATAAGCTATATACTCTAATTATGAGTTCTCCGGTCAAAATTAAGCTGATTGATTGGCGAGATCCGAGTAATCTAATCTTAAAGACTGAATTAGGAATGGTTTATTGTGGCCCTTATGGGGAGAATTTCCCTCAACAATTAGCCGTCTTAGGTAGAATGTCCAAATTATCTTCTAGGGTTCCTAAAGGGCGCATTATTTACATTGATTTGAGCAACCCTGAGTCTCCCTCTGTCCATCTAACCAATCCTCCTAAGACAGACAAAGACAAGACTAAAGCCCAAGAGAAACCTTGATTGTAAGTTAATCCTAACCTATTCTTAACTTGGTTTATAAATGTTAACTTTCGACGGTTGAGGTTTTTATGATAGAAAATTAAGCCAATTAACCCTCTAATGTCAGAGATAGGAGAAGATTGGCGGAATTTAACGGAACTTGTCACCTAATCAGATGAAAGAATTCTCTATTAATTTAAGCTTTTAGATAGAAATCAATTATATATAAAAACTTAATATTGGTATTAAATGAATGATACTGTAGATTAGGTTGATTTAGACGACTGCTAAACCCTTGAAATGTTATTATTTACCCCCTGCCGATTACAATGGTTCTTAATGATCTAGATCTTAATCATTCCAGCCTAAATAACACACAATCTGCCGATTCTTCGAGTGCCGTGGACAGCTATCACCGTAACAATTTGCCTTTTGCCCAAACCAACGAATCCCCAAACATCCCTGGGGAAGAAGCCAGGAGAAATCAGATCGTGCCGAATAACGTTGCCAAAATCAAAGTCATTGGCGTTGGTGGTGGCGGATGCAATGCAGTTAACCGTATGATTGAAAGTTCCTTGACGGGAATTGAGTTTTGGACGATTAATACTGATGCTCAAGCTTTAGCTCAATCGGCTGCCCCTCAACGTTTACAAATTGGAAAAAGACTCACTCGCGGTTTAGGCGCGGGGGGCAACCCTAATATTGGTAAGGAAGCCGCTTTAGAGTCTCGTGATGAAATCGCTGAAGCCCTTGAGGACACTGACCTGGTATTTATTACGGCCGGAATGGGTGGTGGTACTGGAACGGGTGCGGCCCCCATTGTGGCTGAGGTGGCTAAAGAAAAAGGCTGTCTGACCGTAGGTGTGGTCACTCGTCCCTTTACTTTTGAGGGAAGACGGCGCACTGTTCAAGCCGGAGAAGGCATCGGTGAACTCCAACGTAATGTGGATACGTTAATTGTTATTCCTAATAATCAATTATTACAGGTTATTTCTCCTGAAACTCCCTTACAAGAAGCCTTTTTAGCGGCTGATAATGTTTTGCGCCAGGGAGTACAGGGTATTTCTGATATTATTACAATTCCTGGATTAG carries:
- a CDS encoding Ycf34 family protein is translated as MCICVNCHYVNRCITYHAVEQQHQQPHLTDSPDFEPTEPSINVNIRPKEDYIEMEWDVVGCESFLEETGKWLKLRPGELVPT
- the ftsZ gene encoding cell division protein FtsZ, whose product is MVLNDLDLNHSSLNNTQSADSSSAVDSYHRNNLPFAQTNESPNIPGEEARRNQIVPNNVAKIKVIGVGGGGCNAVNRMIESSLTGIEFWTINTDAQALAQSAAPQRLQIGKRLTRGLGAGGNPNIGKEAALESRDEIAEALEDTDLVFITAGMGGGTGTGAAPIVAEVAKEKGCLTVGVVTRPFTFEGRRRTVQAGEGIGELQRNVDTLIVIPNNQLLQVISPETPLQEAFLAADNVLRQGVQGISDIITIPGLVNVDFADVRAVMADAGSALMGIGVGNGKSRANDAAMAAISSPLLEHSIKGAKGVVFNITGGHDLTLHEVNTAAETIFEVVDPDANIIFGAVIDERVQGEVIVTVIATGFTGDEGITPVQVTSNPTRAVAPPPTVAPNNQPEMPKPGGLDIPDFLQRRRFPNR
- the purH gene encoding bifunctional phosphoribosylaminoimidazolecarboxamide formyltransferase/IMP cyclohydrolase, whose product is MGRLALLSVSDKTGIIDLAQQLVKEFDFELISSGGTAKILKEAGLTVTKVSEYTGSPEILGGRVKTLHPRIHGGILGRRNVPQDGEEMEANHIRPIDLVVVNLYPFEQTIANPNVTVAEAIEQIDIGGPTLLRASAKNFAHVTVLSNPKYYETYLQELQKNNGESSLSFRQKMAGETFGLTHAYDGAITNYFASLSDDLPSRFTVSGTEFQSLRYGENPHQSATWYQTGTQASGWAAATQLQGKELSYNNLVDLEAARRIIAEFDPNKPAVAILKHTNPCGVALGNTLANAYEKAFNADSISAFGGIVVLNQPLDGDTAKLLTNTFLECIVTPGCSEEAQQILNTKSKVRVLILPNLNSGPSQTVKVIAGGLLVQDSDDVVDTVDSWKIVTEKQPIPEQLAELLFAWKVTKHVKSNAIVVTKNLTTLGIGAGQMNRVGSVKIALEQAGETVKGGYLASDGFFPFDDSVRTAAAAGIEAIVQPGGSLKDKDSIAAANELGLVMVLTGIRHFLH
- the ctpC gene encoding carboxyl-terminal processing protease CtpC, which codes for MVNHKKGLVLGATAFVLTAVAVTGAGLRLSRSQAFFQDNPKELVDEVWTIIDKTYVDGTFNQVDWRSVRQDYLNRSYTNKEEAYKAIREMLKKLGDPYTRFMNPEEFKNMQIDTSGELTGVGIQLSKDEKTKELVVIAPIEDTPAFAAGILSKDVITKINGKTTEGMEVEDAVKLIRGTPGSKVTLTIRRSDKEVDYSLVRARIELHPVRAHVEKTPIGDIGYIRLTQFSAQAGEEMGVAIKDLEGKKVQGYILDLRSNPGGLLYASVDIARMWLNDGKIVSTVSRTGEVELQRASNRALTNKPLVVLIDGGSASASEILSGALQDNKRAVLVGTTSFGKGLVQSVRGLGDGSGLAVTIAKYLTPSGRDINKHGIDPDVKLELTDEQRKALQQERDKIGTFGDPQFDKAFEILKGRIGTAKNPQSPTGGK
- a CDS encoding cell division protein FtsQ/DivIB; translated protein: MAISTYVSPDDLKTRRESLQSQRRLKAWQGVWRFVAVCGLTGGLVWTMTLPDWVIREPSQVKILGNKLLSQQQIKQMLSVAYPQPIWELPIHQVKEQLKTQPPIDDVYITRRILPTQITITVRERQPIAEASSRGEVGFLDAQGVWIPQKFYQKGVKPVASDALKVMGFEQQYGQHWNKLYTLIMSSPVKIKLIDWRDPSNLILKTELGMVYCGPYGENFPQQLAVLGRMSKLSSRVPKGRIIYIDLSNPESPSVHLTNPPKTDKDKTKAQEKP
- a CDS encoding DedA family protein codes for the protein MSVELLSLDNLQEIARQYGYWAVFIGIALENTGIPLPGETITIVGGFLAGSGELNYWVVLGSAIAGAVLGDNFGYWIGRLGGWALLLRLGRLFKIPQLKLEEARAQFSQNAARAVFFGRFVALLRIFAGPMAGIAQMPYGQFLGCNLGGATVWATIVVTLSFFVGRIIPLHQLVTWVAQFSIVALVLVLGWIIISVWRESRKPKLEVKK
- a CDS encoding CCA tRNA nucleotidyltransferase; protein product: MTTLQNTVINLSPDSLPFSLDWLSPQACLVGGAVRDALLQCHRPYLDLDFVLPKLAIDTARNMAKHYQAGFVVLDADRHIARVIFKQGTVDFAQQEGETLEKDLQRRDFTINAIAYNFHEQKLIDPLQGLRDLEQGILRMVSPKNLQDDPLRLLRAYRQGAQLNFTIEPKTRETIQQLAPLIHRVAAERVQSELGYLLGNIQGTKWLIEVAHDGLLKSWFNQLTEDKLQQLVQIDKAIQFLRESLGQDDFKQLFDYSLDNYQYYTETIQRAKLACLVSNDPQKAELELINLKYSRGDIRAVTKALTYLPQLQESSGKMSLRNLYFLFLGVGNVFPVMAILALAMGINSLNIIELIYRYLDPKDQVAHPHPLVNGNDLINNLQMKPSRKIGQLLTEIQIAHIEGKISTVEEALQFAQCYTKTSKNNDDVDDIIE